A portion of the Thermodesulfobacteriota bacterium genome contains these proteins:
- a CDS encoding SurA N-terminal domain-containing protein codes for MTIRTPRHQTGLACLIFFLVVVGCGSSRDIPDDYLLRIGNNEVTVRDYLDALEVMKASYPYEALQNNQVITTLKARLLKQLTEELILSRRAKELDLTVTPDELEKAFNEIRKDYPEGAFETTLLEKAIPLQAWKKRVEMRLLTEKVIDKELVAGIKLTPEEVSQAYRGFRGGGRVAPVADGEAPDATFVRYLRREKAQEQYPQWLDTLQQKYTIEFNEARWKSILG; via the coding sequence ATGACCATCAGGACTCCGCGGCACCAGACAGGCCTGGCCTGCCTGATTTTTTTTCTGGTGGTGGTCGGGTGCGGCAGTAGTCGTGATATACCGGATGACTATCTGCTGCGTATCGGCAATAATGAGGTAACCGTCCGGGATTATCTGGATGCCCTGGAGGTCATGAAAGCGTCCTATCCTTATGAAGCGCTGCAGAACAATCAAGTCATCACGACGTTGAAGGCCCGTCTACTGAAACAGTTGACTGAAGAACTGATTTTAAGCCGGCGGGCGAAAGAACTTGACCTGACGGTGACGCCGGATGAACTGGAAAAAGCATTCAATGAGATCAGGAAGGATTACCCGGAAGGCGCTTTTGAAACCACACTCCTGGAAAAAGCGATCCCTCTTCAGGCCTGGAAAAAACGGGTGGAAATGAGGCTGCTGACCGAAAAAGTGATCGACAAGGAACTGGTCGCCGGAATCAAATTAACCCCGGAGGAAGTCAGCCAGGCCTACCGGGGTTTCCGCGGAGGCGGGCGGGTAGCCCCGGTCGCTGACGGGGAGGCGCCCGACGCTACTTTTGTGAGATATCTGCGACGGGAAAAGGCGCAGGAGCAATATCCGCAATGGCTGGATACGTTACAGCAAAAATATACCATTGAATTCAACGAGGCGCGATGGAAATCAATTTTAGGATAA
- the mfd gene encoding transcription-repair coupling factor has protein sequence MAQNQEKKISRLTEAVHLSDCRLECSGIDGSAGAYLVSEITRSAGVPVVVLTADSREAERVLNDLEFYRGETREPAAELFPAYHILPFKPLSYHNRTAAARIRLLYRMSQGEMPAVMVLSLEGLLQRLIPKTVLCDFAEIIMAGEAIDLPALTEKLIAGGYARSAIVEEPGDFCLRGGILDVFSPMYPEPVRLELFGDMIDTMWFFSPVSQRRTTPVDEAILLPAREAILPRGNTGRFIAAVQKQAAELDLPVSVSRDLIDRVTEGINCEGMEGLMPLLYEQLSSFFDYLPANACFVMAAPDIIAEAAVDHRRMISDNYLSSRDEKKMCVPPETSFLDWEEARRIMYGYRLVIFRMLPGQEDSICSDRPADHLRLDIRTVTGLPVSLKYNPDRDRPLKPLAEWIAGNRAEGQTTVIVCGSRSRADRLQEMLFSYDIQPVLAGTFSDMLTADPGSIGLVTGQVSSGFISPDCGLSLICESDVFAGGRRRRSVRHPDVRSEILELEELKEGDLVVHADHGIGRYEGIRKIRVEKVEGDFLLIRYRDEDCLYLSVDRMDMARKYIGVDDAVPELDKMGGKSWQKAKAKARKEAEKIARELLELYARRKVNPGFSFSAADTYFEDFESRFPYEETEDQLKVIEEVLTDMESGKPMDRLVCGDVGFGKTEIAMRAAFKAVCDGKQVAVLVPTTVLAEQHRETFSTRFTDYPVRIACLNRFRSAAEQKQIVREISEGKIDIVIGTHRLLSNDVVFRDIGLVVLDEEQRFGVKHKEKLKTMRNTVDVLSLTATPIPRTLHMSLIGVRDISVIKTPPEDRLAVKTYVSEFDDGIIKAAVRRELKRGGQIYFVHNNINKLVYIADHLQKLVPEVRIGVAHGRMASDKLEKEMLRFVNREIDMLVCTRIIESGLDIPAANTIFVNRADRFGLAQIYQLRGRVGRSDEQAYAYLFIPRDSALSRDARKRLKVLMEHSDLGSGFQIALSDLQIRGGGSVLGVSQSGHIAAVGYDMFLQLMENTVAELKGEPVAEAVNPEINIPLSAYISDEYIPDIDQRMSIYRRLARSRTAADITEVKEELIDRYGKLPAETENLLLKILLKVFAVSANVRKLDLTDTHLCLQFGPDRLEEQQNAEAVLAQKKLLFETVSGQTVRVALSEKRPRQGIVFARNLLKDITLRVNNK, from the coding sequence ATGGCTCAAAATCAAGAGAAAAAAATCAGCCGGCTGACGGAGGCCGTTCATTTATCCGATTGCCGGCTGGAATGTTCCGGAATTGACGGATCCGCCGGCGCCTATCTCGTTTCCGAGATAACGCGATCCGCCGGCGTACCGGTGGTCGTTCTCACGGCCGATTCCCGGGAAGCCGAACGGGTGCTGAATGATCTGGAATTTTACCGGGGTGAAACGCGGGAACCGGCGGCGGAACTGTTCCCGGCCTACCATATCCTGCCGTTTAAACCGCTGTCTTATCATAACCGGACGGCGGCCGCCCGCATCCGCCTGCTGTACCGGATGTCCCAGGGAGAAATGCCGGCGGTGATGGTTCTATCGCTGGAGGGATTGCTGCAGCGGCTGATCCCGAAAACCGTTTTATGCGATTTTGCTGAAATCATTATGGCCGGTGAAGCCATCGACCTCCCGGCGCTGACGGAAAAACTGATCGCCGGCGGTTATGCCCGTTCCGCCATCGTCGAGGAGCCGGGGGATTTCTGCCTGCGCGGCGGGATACTGGACGTGTTTTCACCCATGTATCCCGAACCTGTCCGCCTGGAACTGTTCGGCGACATGATCGATACGATGTGGTTCTTTTCGCCGGTTTCCCAGCGCCGGACCACCCCCGTCGATGAAGCCATCCTGCTGCCGGCCAGAGAAGCGATTTTGCCCCGGGGCAATACCGGCCGGTTTATCGCCGCCGTGCAGAAACAGGCGGCGGAACTGGATTTGCCCGTGTCCGTTTCCAGAGATCTGATCGACCGGGTGACGGAAGGGATCAACTGTGAAGGCATGGAAGGACTGATGCCGCTGCTTTATGAACAGCTGTCTTCCTTTTTTGATTATCTTCCCGCCAACGCCTGTTTCGTAATGGCCGCTCCGGACATTATCGCGGAAGCCGCGGTCGATCACCGCCGGATGATCAGCGACAATTACCTGTCCTCACGGGACGAAAAAAAAATGTGCGTCCCCCCCGAAACCTCTTTTCTGGACTGGGAAGAGGCCAGGCGGATCATGTACGGATACCGCCTGGTTATCTTCCGCATGCTGCCCGGGCAGGAAGACAGTATCTGCTCCGACCGGCCGGCCGATCATCTCCGGCTGGATATCCGGACGGTGACCGGTCTGCCGGTGTCCCTGAAATACAACCCGGACCGGGACCGGCCGCTGAAGCCCCTGGCGGAGTGGATTGCCGGCAACCGGGCGGAAGGGCAGACCACGGTTATCGTCTGCGGCAGCCGCTCCCGGGCCGATCGCCTTCAGGAGATGCTGTTTTCTTATGATATTCAACCGGTCCTGGCCGGCACCTTTTCCGACATGCTGACGGCCGATCCGGGCTCGATCGGACTGGTTACGGGGCAGGTATCGTCCGGTTTTATTTCTCCGGACTGCGGCTTGTCCCTCATCTGCGAATCCGATGTTTTTGCCGGCGGCCGCCGTCGCAGAAGCGTTCGCCATCCGGATGTCCGCTCGGAAATTCTGGAACTGGAAGAATTGAAGGAGGGGGACCTGGTCGTTCACGCGGACCATGGCATCGGACGCTACGAAGGCATACGGAAAATCCGGGTGGAAAAAGTCGAGGGCGATTTTCTGCTGATCCGTTATCGGGATGAAGACTGCCTTTATCTGTCCGTGGACCGGATGGATATGGCCCGAAAATACATCGGCGTGGATGATGCCGTTCCCGAGCTGGATAAAATGGGCGGAAAATCCTGGCAGAAGGCCAAAGCCAAAGCCAGAAAGGAAGCGGAAAAAATCGCCCGGGAACTGCTGGAATTATATGCCCGGCGCAAGGTCAACCCGGGTTTTTCTTTCAGTGCCGCCGACACTTATTTTGAAGACTTTGAGTCCCGCTTCCCCTACGAGGAAACCGAGGATCAGCTCAAGGTCATCGAAGAGGTCCTGACGGACATGGAATCCGGCAAACCCATGGATCGGCTGGTCTGTGGTGACGTGGGCTTCGGCAAGACCGAAATCGCCATGCGGGCCGCGTTCAAGGCGGTCTGCGACGGCAAACAGGTGGCCGTGCTGGTCCCTACCACGGTCCTGGCGGAACAGCACCGGGAGACGTTTTCCACCCGTTTTACCGACTATCCGGTACGGATCGCCTGCCTGAACCGGTTCCGGTCGGCCGCCGAACAAAAACAGATCGTACGGGAAATCAGTGAAGGAAAAATCGATATCGTTATCGGCACTCACCGGCTGTTGTCCAACGATGTCGTTTTCAGGGATATCGGCCTGGTCGTCCTGGATGAGGAGCAGCGGTTCGGCGTCAAGCACAAGGAAAAACTGAAAACCATGAGAAACACGGTGGACGTATTGTCCCTGACCGCCACCCCGATTCCCCGGACCCTGCACATGTCGCTTATCGGTGTAAGGGATATCAGCGTCATCAAGACGCCGCCCGAAGACCGGCTGGCGGTCAAAACCTATGTCTCCGAGTTCGACGACGGCATCATCAAGGCGGCCGTCAGGCGGGAATTGAAGCGCGGCGGTCAGATCTACTTCGTCCATAATAACATTAATAAATTAGTGTACATCGCGGACCACCTCCAGAAGCTGGTGCCGGAGGTGAGAATCGGCGTGGCCCACGGCCGCATGGCCAGCGACAAGCTGGAGAAGGAAATGCTGCGGTTTGTCAACCGGGAAATCGATATGCTCGTCTGCACCCGGATCATCGAGTCCGGGCTGGATATCCCGGCCGCCAACACGATTTTCGTCAACCGGGCCGACCGGTTCGGGCTGGCCCAGATTTACCAGCTTCGGGGAAGGGTGGGCCGGTCCGACGAACAGGCCTATGCCTACCTGTTTATCCCAAGAGACAGTGCCCTTAGCCGGGATGCCCGGAAGCGGCTCAAGGTGCTGATGGAGCACAGCGATCTCGGTTCCGGATTCCAGATTGCCTTGAGCGATCTTCAGATCCGCGGCGGCGGTTCGGTGCTGGGCGTGTCCCAGTCCGGGCACATCGCCGCCGTCGGGTATGACATGTTTCTGCAACTGATGGAAAACACCGTGGCGGAATTGAAAGGGGAGCCGGTCGCCGAAGCCGTCAACCCGGAAATCAACATCCCGCTGTCGGCTTATATCAGCGACGAATATATTCCGGATATTGACCAGCGGATGTCGATTTACCGGCGCCTGGCCAGGTCCCGGACAGCCGCTGATATCACCGAGGTCAAGGAGGAATTGATCGACCGGTACGGGAAACTGCCGGCGGAAACGGAAAATCTGCTGCTGAAAATCCTGCTCAAGGTTTTTGCCGTCAGCGCGAACGTCAGAAAACTGGACCTGACCGATACCCATCTGTGCCTGCAATTCGGGCCGGATCGACTCGAAGAACAGCAGAACGCCGAAGCGGTGCTTGCACAAAAGAAACTCCTCTTTGAGACGGTTTCCGGCCAGACCGTCCGGGTTGCGCTGTCGGAGAAGAGACCCCGCCAGGGGATCGTCTTTGCCAGAAATTTATTGAAAGACATAACTCTTCGTGTTAACAATAAATAA
- a CDS encoding AAA family ATPase, producing the protein MYKRNIYLDRIRQFLGKPVVKVITGMRRVGKSCLLREIIDLLREDGVAAGNTLYVNMESLDFEHVRTYRDLQMEAERSLLNGNRLSVRQFH; encoded by the coding sequence TTGTATAAACGAAACATCTATCTTGACCGAATCCGGCAATTCCTGGGCAAGCCGGTGGTGAAGGTCATTACGGGCATGAGGCGCGTGGGCAAAAGCTGCCTTCTGCGAGAGATTATCGATCTTCTGCGCGAGGATGGCGTGGCGGCAGGTAATACCCTTTACGTGAACATGGAGTCCCTCGATTTTGAACATGTCCGCACGTATCGTGATTTGCAGATGGAAGCGGAACGATCGCTGCTAAACGGAAACCGTCTATCAGTACGTCAGTTCCATTGA
- a CDS encoding alpha/beta fold hydrolase, which translates to MNRYAYRTTGLVIKTLSGLIKPKVKIHDQNKIPADHSLIFVVNHFTRAETLLVPYYINKITGRSIWSLASQDLFKGGLGSFLEKLGAVSTGDPDRDKLIVKTLLTNEASWVIFPEGRMVKNKKIYDVVDQKGQFIVSSSAGKHPPHTGAATLALRTEFYRSRIERMVENLPDEARRLLDLFEIDTPETIRGKKTLLVPVNLTYYPIRAKENIVSNLAGRLFENLSSRALEELQTEGTLLLSDTDIDIRFGEPIDVTPYLDSPLIRENIELQARIDFNDSIAAKQVLRDTAVQIMERYMSAIYNMTTVNHDHIFASLLKYIPEERIPEDDLKRRAYLAIDKIDSLATRTFKHTSLQQDQTHLLTDDRHHKYANFIAIAEETGAVKKADGFLTKTENMSLPPDFHSARVTNPITVIANEVEPLSDFQEAVRELAAPTCETIQKKVTAHLIAGDTSDFENDYAQYAIPGESKDKNVGRPFLLKSPSPRTGVVLVHGYMAAPMEVRALADYLNSLDITVYVPRLRGHGTSPVDLARRLYAEWIESVEKGYAIVKNSCDRVIAGGFSMGAGLVLDLAARVNDDLAGIFAVAPPLKLQNFSSNFVPAVNLWNRLLKRINVDKNRVEFIENTPENPHINYSRNPLAGISEMGRLMDTLESRLPAITVPALILQSQADPVVNSKGSRMIFEKLSSTDKEYLLVNYNRHGIINGEGSDRVFRAIGEFVRKIMVD; encoded by the coding sequence ATGAATCGTTACGCTTATCGGACAACCGGACTGGTGATCAAGACCCTGTCGGGATTAATTAAACCGAAGGTCAAAATTCACGATCAGAACAAGATACCCGCGGATCATTCCCTTATTTTTGTGGTGAATCATTTCACCCGGGCGGAAACCCTGCTGGTGCCCTACTACATCAACAAAATCACCGGCCGCAGCATCTGGTCCCTAGCCAGTCAGGACCTTTTTAAAGGCGGCCTGGGTTCGTTTCTGGAGAAACTGGGGGCGGTTTCCACCGGCGACCCGGACCGGGACAAGCTGATCGTCAAAACCCTGCTGACCAACGAGGCGTCCTGGGTTATTTTTCCCGAAGGCCGGATGGTGAAGAACAAGAAGATATATGATGTCGTTGACCAGAAAGGGCAGTTCATCGTTTCTTCTTCGGCGGGCAAGCATCCGCCGCATACCGGCGCGGCAACCCTGGCGCTGCGGACCGAATTCTACCGCAGCCGTATTGAACGGATGGTGGAGAACCTTCCGGACGAAGCCAGGCGCCTGCTGGATCTTTTCGAGATCGACACGCCGGAAACCATCCGGGGCAAGAAAACGCTGCTCGTTCCGGTCAATCTCACCTACTATCCCATCCGGGCAAAAGAAAATATCGTCAGCAACCTGGCCGGCAGACTGTTTGAAAACCTTTCCTCCCGCGCCCTGGAGGAGTTGCAGACCGAGGGGACCCTGCTGCTCTCGGACACGGACATCGATATCCGTTTCGGGGAACCGATCGATGTGACCCCCTATCTGGATTCACCGCTCATCCGGGAAAACATCGAACTGCAGGCCAGAATCGACTTTAACGATTCTATTGCCGCCAAACAGGTGCTCCGGGACACGGCCGTTCAGATCATGGAACGGTACATGTCGGCCATCTACAACATGACGACGGTAAACCATGATCATATTTTCGCTTCGCTGTTGAAATACATTCCGGAGGAGCGGATTCCGGAAGACGATCTGAAGCGGAGAGCCTATCTGGCCATTGACAAAATCGACTCCCTGGCCACGCGTACGTTTAAACATACCAGCCTGCAGCAGGATCAGACCCATCTTCTGACGGATGACCGGCATCACAAATATGCCAATTTTATCGCTATCGCCGAAGAAACGGGCGCCGTTAAGAAGGCAGACGGTTTTCTGACCAAAACGGAAAACATGAGCCTTCCGCCGGATTTTCACAGTGCCCGGGTGACCAATCCCATCACCGTCATCGCCAATGAGGTCGAGCCCCTGTCTGATTTTCAGGAAGCCGTCCGCGAACTGGCCGCGCCCACGTGCGAGACCATTCAAAAGAAAGTAACCGCGCATCTGATCGCCGGGGACACGTCCGATTTTGAAAATGATTACGCGCAATACGCCATTCCGGGAGAATCAAAAGATAAAAACGTCGGCCGCCCTTTTTTATTAAAAAGCCCCTCACCAAGGACCGGTGTTGTCCTGGTACACGGGTACATGGCCGCGCCGATGGAAGTCCGGGCCCTGGCCGATTATTTAAACAGTCTTGACATCACGGTCTATGTCCCGCGCTTAAGAGGTCACGGCACTTCCCCCGTCGATCTGGCCCGGCGGTTGTATGCCGAATGGATCGAATCCGTGGAAAAAGGATATGCCATCGTCAAAAACAGCTGCGACCGCGTCATCGCCGGCGGCTTTTCCATGGGGGCCGGGCTGGTTCTTGATCTGGCCGCCCGGGTCAATGACGACCTGGCCGGCATTTTCGCCGTGGCGCCGCCCCTGAAACTTCAGAATTTTTCCAGCAATTTCGTGCCGGCGGTCAATTTGTGGAACCGGCTGCTGAAACGCATCAATGTTGACAAAAACCGGGTCGAATTTATTGAAAACACGCCGGAGAACCCGCATATCAATTATTCGCGCAACCCGCTGGCGGGTATTTCCGAAATGGGACGGCTGATGGACACGCTCGAGTCCAGGCTTCCCGCCATTACCGTTCCGGCGCTGATTCTCCAGTCACAGGCGGACCCGGTGGTCAACTCCAAGGGATCCCGGATGATTTTCGAAAAACTCAGCTCAACGGACAAAGAGTATCTTCTGGTTAACTACAACCGTCACGGCATCATCAACGGCGAGGGGTCAGATCGCGTTTTCCGGGCTATCGGCGAATTCGTCCGGAAAATAATGGTGGATTAA
- a CDS encoding SH3 domain-containing protein, translated as MLKRYRVVILVTALICFAAIGVWAAAAKIMSVQMKVSELRSSPSGLSSVVATVKMGDRMTVLEEKGAWTKVSTESGVIGWIPSSSLIKGTVKVNAGGADAKVAASSDEMSLATKGFTSQVESDFKKQHKDIDFTWVDKMNEMKITTEEMKDFLEAGDVQVGKGGAQ; from the coding sequence ATGTTAAAGCGATACCGAGTGGTGATACTGGTCACTGCCCTTATCTGTTTTGCCGCGATAGGCGTCTGGGCAGCGGCCGCTAAAATCATGAGCGTTCAAATGAAAGTCAGTGAACTGCGGTCCTCGCCGTCGGGTTTGAGCAGTGTGGTCGCCACCGTCAAGATGGGCGACCGGATGACGGTTCTTGAGGAAAAAGGCGCCTGGACAAAGGTCTCAACCGAGTCCGGTGTTATCGGCTGGATACCCTCATCATCCCTGATCAAAGGGACGGTAAAGGTCAATGCCGGCGGAGCTGATGCCAAGGTCGCCGCTTCCAGTGATGAAATGTCCCTGGCCACCAAGGGGTTTACTTCTCAAGTTGAATCTGATTTCAAAAAACAGCACAAGGATATTGATTTCACCTGGGTCGACAAAATGAACGAGATGAAAATCACAACGGAAGAGATGAAAGATTTTCTGGAAGCAGGCGACGTTCAGGTCGGGAAAGGAGGCGCGCAATGA
- a CDS encoding M48 family metalloprotease, with product MKHLTILLTLFSFGLIFPGCKAMDTITKVGTTAGVATGTISSQQADSINKTSSAAGKAMEKLTPENEYYIGRAVAATLLQTNKPYDNAALNQYLNLLGQTLAAASDKPETFGGYHFLAMNTDEINAFAAPGGLILVSRGLLRCCKNEDALAAVLAHEVGHVQAEHAINAIKKSRLTSVFTTLAMETGKNLAGEQVAQLTTALEGSITDITSTLVNSGYARKFETEADANAITILKRVGYNPTGLKDMLTEMGSRIKDHKSGFAKTHPDPQDRIKDIAPLLQGYGPVEAPKSRQERFQKAMNGV from the coding sequence ATGAAACATTTAACAATCCTTCTAACTCTTTTTTCCTTCGGACTGATCTTCCCCGGCTGTAAAGCAATGGACACCATTACCAAGGTGGGGACCACCGCCGGCGTTGCGACCGGAACGATTTCGTCGCAACAGGCGGATTCGATCAATAAAACCTCATCGGCCGCGGGCAAGGCCATGGAGAAACTCACCCCCGAGAACGAATATTACATCGGCCGGGCGGTGGCGGCCACCCTGCTCCAGACCAATAAGCCCTATGACAATGCGGCCCTGAATCAGTACCTCAACCTGCTCGGCCAGACCCTGGCCGCGGCCTCGGACAAACCGGAGACCTTCGGGGGATATCACTTCCTGGCCATGAACACCGATGAAATCAACGCTTTTGCCGCCCCCGGCGGGCTGATCCTGGTTTCCCGCGGTTTGCTGCGGTGCTGCAAGAATGAAGACGCCCTGGCCGCCGTGCTGGCCCACGAAGTCGGTCATGTCCAGGCGGAACACGCCATTAACGCCATAAAAAAGAGCCGCCTGACGTCGGTCTTTACCACCCTGGCCATGGAAACCGGGAAGAACCTGGCCGGTGAGCAGGTCGCCCAGCTCACCACGGCCCTGGAAGGATCCATCACGGATATCACTTCCACACTGGTCAACAGCGGTTATGCCCGGAAGTTCGAAACCGAGGCGGACGCCAACGCCATCACCATCCTGAAACGTGTCGGTTACAACCCGACGGGTCTGAAAGACATGCTCACCGAAATGGGATCCCGGATCAAGGATCACAAATCCGGTTTTGCCAAGACCCATCCGGATCCCCAGGACCGGATTAAGGACATTGCTCCGTTGCTCCAGGGATATGGTCCGGTTGAGGCTCCCAAGTCCCGCCAGGAACGGTTTCAGAAGGCTATGAACGGGGTGTAG
- a CDS encoding adenylate/guanylate cyclase domain-containing protein has protein sequence MRKLTQGLVIGLGAAAVAWMLWWTGWLRWIEFPAWDWRANTFAAPCPETGKVRLILLDQTSLDWGQKEQSWSWPWPRIAYGAIADFCARAGARAVIFDMVFTEPSIWNRIYGDDDAPFGASLAAAPNTVVGFELSRNQGSVTKWPEGLPRVEASGLSEYAAGHPNVSLSMPLATFPVPEIATACSLLGNVFGTTDKDNVIRRLLPFQIFDSTFVPSLGLAGYLAANPSETVLLSRNELRIGSRTIPLDDSGQVILHYRRGPDTRQAYTTVSAQAVIQSEVRLQEGNTDTVLNPDDFRGSYVLVGSSAPGLMDLRATPISRALPGVEIHATFLDNLLSDDFIRDAPLALVMAGTLVFALLGALIGRSCQKGWQAVLAFVILPPLPLIPGFAGYHLGYWFPIAPPVVALALALVSALILNYTIEGKQRRFIKSAFSQYLSPAFIERLVQDPSHLKLGGESRELSIYFSDIQGFTTISETLAPQDLTAFLNEYLTAMTDIIMEEGGTVDKYEGDAVIAFWNAPVDLPEHARCAVRAALRCQKKMTELRPALKARFGKEIFCRIGVNTGTVVIGNMGSHQRFNYTFLGDAGNLASRLEGANKQFGTFIMISEFTRAMIGDEFPVRELSRILVKGKNKPVCVFEPMLPEDFARRREALDVFAAALSAYYEGRFGDALNGFSKIAEQDAAARSYLQRCRELMENPPEAWSGVWELTEK, from the coding sequence GTGCGAAAACTGACGCAGGGGCTGGTTATCGGTCTTGGCGCCGCCGCCGTCGCCTGGATGCTCTGGTGGACGGGGTGGCTCAGATGGATCGAGTTTCCGGCCTGGGACTGGCGTGCCAATACCTTTGCCGCCCCGTGCCCGGAGACCGGCAAAGTCCGGTTGATCCTTCTGGACCAGACCAGCCTTGACTGGGGTCAGAAAGAGCAGTCCTGGAGCTGGCCCTGGCCGCGCATCGCCTATGGCGCCATAGCCGATTTCTGCGCCCGGGCCGGCGCCCGGGCCGTCATCTTCGACATGGTCTTTACCGAGCCGTCCATCTGGAACCGGATCTACGGGGATGACGACGCGCCTTTCGGCGCTTCCCTGGCTGCCGCTCCCAATACCGTTGTCGGCTTCGAGCTCAGCCGGAATCAGGGCAGTGTTACGAAATGGCCGGAAGGGCTGCCCAGGGTTGAAGCGTCGGGCTTGAGCGAATACGCGGCCGGACACCCGAACGTCAGTCTGTCCATGCCGCTGGCGACCTTTCCCGTCCCGGAAATCGCCACCGCCTGTTCCCTTCTCGGCAATGTTTTTGGCACGACCGATAAAGACAATGTCATCAGACGTCTGTTGCCCTTCCAGATATTTGATTCCACCTTTGTCCCATCCCTCGGACTGGCCGGTTATCTGGCCGCCAACCCGTCGGAGACGGTCTTACTATCCAGGAATGAACTGCGTATCGGATCGCGGACGATCCCCCTGGATGACAGTGGGCAGGTTATCCTTCATTATCGTCGCGGACCGGATACCCGGCAGGCATACACCACCGTCAGCGCCCAGGCCGTCATTCAATCCGAGGTCCGGCTCCAGGAAGGAAACACGGACACCGTCCTTAATCCAGACGACTTCCGCGGCAGCTATGTTCTGGTCGGCTCCTCGGCTCCCGGGCTGATGGATCTAAGGGCTACCCCCATCAGCCGGGCCCTGCCCGGAGTGGAGATTCATGCTACCTTTCTGGATAATCTGCTTTCGGATGATTTCATCCGTGACGCCCCCCTTGCCCTGGTCATGGCCGGCACGCTGGTTTTCGCGCTGCTGGGGGCGCTGATCGGCCGCTCCTGCCAGAAAGGATGGCAGGCGGTCCTGGCGTTTGTGATTCTTCCGCCCCTGCCCCTGATCCCCGGGTTCGCCGGTTATCATCTGGGCTACTGGTTCCCGATTGCCCCCCCGGTCGTGGCCCTGGCCCTGGCCCTGGTTAGTGCGCTCATTCTGAACTACACCATCGAAGGAAAGCAGCGTCGGTTCATTAAAAGCGCCTTCAGCCAGTACCTCAGTCCGGCCTTCATTGAACGGCTGGTCCAGGATCCGTCCCATCTGAAGCTGGGCGGTGAATCGCGGGAATTGAGCATCTACTTCTCCGACATCCAGGGATTCACCACCATTTCGGAAACGCTGGCACCCCAGGATCTTACGGCCTTTCTCAACGAATATCTGACGGCCATGACCGACATTATCATGGAGGAAGGCGGCACGGTGGATAAGTATGAAGGCGACGCCGTCATTGCCTTCTGGAACGCGCCGGTCGATCTGCCGGAACATGCCCGGTGCGCCGTGCGGGCCGCGCTGCGGTGCCAGAAAAAAATGACCGAATTACGTCCGGCGCTGAAGGCCCGGTTCGGAAAGGAAATTTTCTGCCGTATCGGTGTCAATACCGGTACGGTCGTCATCGGCAATATGGGGTCCCATCAGCGATTCAATTATACGTTTCTCGGTGACGCCGGCAACCTGGCTTCGCGCCTGGAAGGCGCCAACAAGCAATTCGGAACGTTCATCATGATCTCTGAATTCACCCGCGCCATGATCGGAGACGAGTTCCCCGTCCGGGAACTCTCCCGGATCCTGGTGAAAGGCAAAAATAAACCCGTGTGTGTGTTCGAGCCGATGCTGCCGGAAGACTTCGCGCGGCGCCGGGAGGCGCTGGACGTTTTCGCCGCGGCGCTGTCGGCCTATTATGAAGGCCGGTTCGGCGACGCCCTGAACGGATTTTCAAAAATCGCCGAACAGGATGCGGCGGCCCGTTCTTACCTGCAGCGC